aggcatggccaaacttggccctccagatgttttgggactataactcccatcatccctagctaacaggaccagtggtcagggatgatgggaattgtagtcccaaaacatctggagggctgagtctggccatgcctgctctagacagatagattgtgtgtgtgtgtgtgtgtgtgtgtgtgtgtgtgtgtaaaaaggtgTGCCTCTGAATTCTAATCCAGAAAAGAAGGGCCCATGTATCAAATGCTTGGGAAACACTAATATCAACAGATTACAGTACGAAATCATCAGATATGGACAAATGGCTGACTGGAAAAGGATTTTCCATTGTCCATTGTCCAGTACTTTACTAGGTTTCAGATTTGTACAAGGCAGTGGGCTAATTGCAATTTATGCAAACTTTTATCAGAGCAGGGGAAGTCATACTGCCTGAAACAATCAATACCGAGTAACAAGAATGGTGTGCTGTGTAGGTGAGTAGGCCTCACTGCAATGTTTACCCGATATTTTCAACTTGCTGttccttcaaatgttttggactacaactcccattgcccttgactattgcccatgctggctgaggctgatgggagttgtagtcctgcagcATTGGAAGGTCTCAAGGTTCATGGATACATTGAAAGACCCACcgtgaaaaataaaaagaaggaaaagtgtaGCTTTGCCAGAACAGCAGGAGACAGTTGTGATGGAGGAAGAGGCAAGGCTGATAGCCTAGTATGCTCTTCTGTTAGTTCATTTGTGAAAGTTGATTCACATCTGAAAGTGCTGCTAGCCTTATCTCTCTATATGCTAACCTCTCTCTGTATGTCATGTATGTTCTTCCTTGTCTGGAAGAAAATTGTCTGACCCTCCACACTCAGAGCCAAGATCATGTGCACATGGCCCAATCCATCCATGAAACTCCCCAATATTAGAGcagcatccccccccaaaaaaaacctgccaTGCTTGGAGAAACCACTGTCAGAATGCTGCCATGATAACTGTGGATAGACCAGATCACAAACATTGTTCGTGCAACTGCAGCTCTTGAAAACAATTGAGACACATCATTTGCAGGGGCAAAACCAAGTAGTGGGCAGGCAGTGAAGCGCATTCTAGTTTATTTGAAAAGAAAGCTTTGCTGTATGGCAAACACCTATGTGTTTACTGAAATGTTTACTGTATGATATCGGCCTCAGAGTTGCCCTTTGTAGTGGTTCTACTCCCATAACTGGTGATACACTCAGTGAAATGCAGTTTAACAGCCATGTTGGACAGCCCAGTATGGTTccttattttttaatgaattaaaggtaaaggtaaagggacccctgaccattaggtccagtcgtgactgactctggcgttgttggccgagggagccggcatacagcttccgggtcatgtggccagcatgactaagccgcttctggcgaaccagagcagcacacggaaacgccgtttaccttcccgccggagtggtacctatttatctacttgcactttgacgtgcttttgaactgctaggttggcaggagctgggaccaagcaacaggagctcaccccgtcgtagggattcaaaccgctgaccttctgatcggcaagtcctaggctctgtggtttaacccaaagcgccacccttGCCCCTACGAGAACTCTAAAAACCATAGTGTTTTCAAGCATGCTGGTGAGCAAATTTGGCTGAATAAGCAGCAAGTTGTGCATACCATCTCTAGGGCAATTGCAGCAGCATTTGGGTTTTTAGTTATAAATCATGAAGGCTCACTGCTTTGCAGGATGCAGCAGTTACAGTTCGTGACAAATTCAGTGCCCATTTTTGAGCTACCTCAAGATAATATGATTATGCTAACAAATCTCCTATTTAGATCTTCCGTCTATAGTTCATATTACCTGAGAGATTATATGCCTCCCAAACGTTTGGGGCCTGGTCATGTTGTTCTTTTCCAAGGTCAGGGGCTCGGGAAGGGGAAGCCTACATTTCTCATTTGGGTGGAACATATTAACTTTTCAATCATTTTCCAGCATAGGTGTTTGGGGAATGGGAAGCAATTTAACAAAAATCTATAGCCTAATTTAGGCTTATCATTGCAATCTGAAGATTAATTAATTCTGTAGACCCAGGTGATTTAAAGAAATGGcaactttaaaaaaagcattaaatTCGTTGCTAGATGTTGACAGCATGAATTGTAGTGAAAATACTTAAGAAGTCTACATATGTGGACTGATTCAGAGTACAGAAAATAACATATCAGAACAGTTCCTTTCTCTGAAATGGTGTGGCTGTTCAAAAACTGCTATTTTTTAATTGAAATCCTTTAACTGCTTACCTAAACCCCACATTTGGGGTTGTTTCTGtaaaggattgtgctgtcagaTAGATAAATTTAAACTACTGTAATTGATAGGTAAAAATACtgacattttgttttaaaagatacTTGGTCCCACTTGGGATatttattaaatacagtggtacctcgggttacatatgcttcaggttacatacgcttcaggttacagactccgctaacccagaatattacctcagattaagacctttgcttcaggatgagaacagaaatcgtgctccggcggcgcagcggcagcaggaggccccattagctaaagtggtgcttcaggttaagaacagtttcaggttaagaacggacctccagaacgaattaagtacttaacctgaggtaccactgtattgcactatTTGAAGAAATATTTTAATAGTTTGTGTCCCACAATCTGAGTTTAATACTGACCCAGTACCCAAATGTTCATCTGTTAGCAAGAATTATGCAGGAGACTCCCATTGAAGGAACACTCCCCTTGGCTGGATCTACAACCCAGATCAAAGATTGGGACTTTCCTTGTGACTATCTTAGATTGAAAACATCACCAATGCTGTGATTGGGAGGATACAAAGGACTTGGCTATTGGCTAGATTATGCCCAGTCTGTCAGAGAGATATGCCTTGAACAGTTGCAAGGCAGCCATCAAATACTTCTTTCTTTCAACCTCAAAGAACCAAAAGTGGCAattgatttcacacacacacacacacacacacacacacacacacacacaccatggtggTGCAACTGGGGAAAAATATTGTAACCAATTCTAGAGTGTGCACCTATGGTGCAATCTGTAACATTGGCGCTTTGGGTGGTGCTTGGACTGCCAGCTTCTTGCATTCACTGTGTTATATATTAATATGCCCAAGGGATGCTTCGTTGGTTTACTGTCCAGTTGATACTGGCAGCTCAATGTGTGAACTAACGTTGCTGAAAAGACCTGTGCTTGCAGTAATATGAAAGCTCTCTTTGTTGTGTTGTGGATGTACAGGTCACCCATCACTGTAACATTCTGGAATAACATGGAATAACCCAGTGACTCACCATAATTGGATGGTTAATTTAACTACTCTGTGTTCTTGGTTGGCAAGGGAAGTCATAAGGGAAAGGAGTGAAAATACTTAAGATTTTCCTCTTGGCTGCATCTCCTTTGATGCTCATAGCCATCAATATGTCTGTTATAACCTGGCAGTGCATGTGGTAGTCAGTGATACTGTTTCTGATGCTGAGATGAGCAGCAACGCCAATAGTTCCCTTGGCCCAGGTTCTGCTGAGCTACTTGATCTCTACTCAGGCTGACTGAGCTTTGTCAGTGTGTTTTAGACAGCCAGGCAATTCAGAGGAGGTCTGGAGACCACAGGAGCTGCTGGCTGTTACAAGTGTGTTGTGGAAGCAGTCCCTTGTGCTTGCTTTCCCTCTgaatgtttgggttttttttaaaaaaaagagagtgccAGCACACTCTGCAAATGAGCAATATTTGTCTCCGCAGCATCAAGCTGCTAATACAATCAGATCTATTACCCTTTGTCATCCTCTCAGTAAGATTGTTCCCCTCTAGGTTTTAGCCTCTGAGCCATGATAATAAATCACAGAAGGCTATGGGAAAGTTGGTTACCCAAACACAAAAGAGTTTACCATTTAAATGGCAGAAAGCAACCATCTAGGAGGCCCACAATGCgtgatttttgttttcttaaaaaaagatagTTAAATCTGTAACAAAGAAAATTATTGCAAGAGAGAGTTCTCACTATATTTATGGTTATAAGGGATGTTGTACAAAACATAGTGCATCAGCTTCGTCTAAACATTACTTAGGTGTGAATAcacaaatataattaaaaaaaacaacccaggagCATACTTTACAACATAACTTACAGtactataaatatattttatatacatGTTAGTATATTTTTAAGACATGATcttcatacatacatatacatatatatatattatatctaTACATATGTGGTTTGTATTAATATTAGACTATTCAGTGCTTTAATTTTATTATGAATCTGCACTTTACAtataaatatttgcatttttaaaccaatagcaaattcttctatATCAGAAGGCTCTTGCAACCTCTTAAGCTCAGTCTATTGGTAGAGTGATCTGTCCATGGTTCTGATGAAGAGTGTTGATGTATCTTCAATCGAAGACTTGTCCTTCTAGTTTGACTGCTCCTCATGAGGCTTAGAATAGTGGCTGCAAAGGAATGACTGCAGGATGTGGTGACAGGAGTGAGGGGAACAGTGTGTGGGGCAATGGGGGAAATGCCAAATGGCTTGGGTGGAGAACTGAAGCTGGAATGAGGGGCAGTTGGGGTGGGCCAACGATGGCTGTGTGACTTGCAGGGCAAAGTCTTGGCCCGACTGACAGATGAGGTAAAGGTGTCCGTGAAAGAGCCGGGACTTGGGAAAGAAACTGTTGGTGAGGCTGAAGGACCTTAAATGTACTTGCTGCAGCAGCTGCGGCTGCTGCGGCTGCGGCTGCATGCTGCTGCAAAACCGTGTGGTGGATTGTGGTGACCGAGGTAGAGCACAGAGGCTGCTGCAAAGGCAAGGGCTGCAGAGGGGCATTGGAAGGTTGGACTGCAGCTGGAGGAAAGGTCAGCTTCATCTTACTGGCGAGCATGTTTTGCTGGAAGATCTGGTGGTAGGCCTCGCATTGCAGATCTTTGAACTTGTCGTGGCTTTCGGGAGGCAAAAGCAATGTGTGTTCGGGCAAAGTGAAGGGGGAAAGAATTTgctctgtggttaaaaaagtgtgACTGTTCATATGTGCTTCTTTAAAGGGCAAAGGGGGCGGTGCATTAAATATACCTGGGTTATACCGTAGCCACTCGTTGACTGATGGGTTGAGTTTCTCTTGGGGCATAGCCTCAGCCACTTCATAATGACACAGATATGCTTTAGGAGGAGGCTGATCAAAGTTTCTTTCAAGACTGGGCACTTTATTAGGAGCTTGCATTTCAGGAACACTCAGGTTTTCaggtttttctccttcttctAGCATGTTTTGGGGTTTCACCATTGGCTGAACACTGTGTTCggtaacagaagaagaagaaaatgtagaTTCCTCCAAAGAGGTAGTTTTCTCTGGACTGGAAGAGTTTGAACCTTTGATATTTTCTAATGAAAGTAAATGTTCGGATTGTGGAGCTGTTTGACTTTCTACTGACTGGATTGTTTGTTCCATATTACCATTTGCATCATCTGTGATGGAAGATGTTTTCGTTTGCTCTGTGTTTTCTTCAGTAAATAGTTTGAGGGAATTATTGATTGTGCATACCCTTTTAGGAGACTCAACAATGACATTCCTTCTTGGTGCCCTCTCTCTAAATTCATGTTGAGTTCTTGCTCTCTTTCTCCTTCGTTTCCGTTTAGGTTTACAAGGTGCTGCTAAGTTACATGTTTGCCTCAGATTCTCTTCTGAGGAACAGGTCAGTGCATTTGAACTTTCATCTGATGAACAAGAATACATATGATGTCTCCGTTTCCTATGGGACCTCTCTGGCTCTTCTGTGAGCGAATGATAGGCTCTCTTCGTGGGCTGTGATTGATTCACACATTTTTCTTCAGGAAAATGGTCTAAATGTTTATGGTCTGGGCTACTGCTACATCTTCTGATTCTCCAACTACAAAATGCTCCAGAATGAACTGAATTGCATCTTCCAGAACTTGAAcctggtttatttgattgtctgTGAGAAATTGATTTACTCCTTCTCCACACTTGGTTAGAGTTAATGTAGAATTCCCTATTGTCTTTTATGTTGCAAGTGGGATGTAGACTTTGGTTTCCATGGACCTGTGTGGATGTTCCACCACAGTCACTGTTATCAATCTGGAAAGTTTCAGATGTCTGCTGAAAGAGTTCCACAACTGAATCTCCCATTCCATTTTCACCAGTGCCTTGTTCCAGAGCATTATGAAATTTTGGATGTTTATCAACATCAGCACAGTTATTTTGCTGTTCGAGTAAGGGAGAAATTTTAATATCTGCCTCAGTAATTTCCTTCTCATAATGGTGGTGGCatagctttcttcttcttttcctcttcctgtttTTGTGAAACCACTTTTCATGTGTTCTTTTTATCCAGGCTTTGTTTTGCTGTTCTGATGAGCTTTCATGTATACATTTTGGGGAATTATGacatttttcattttctccaATCATCCACAAAGTATCTAGGCTTAGGCCATCTTGTTTTTTATTGGGGCCACAATCCTCTGCCACTGAAGCATCTGTCGTAGTTAATTTTTCATCATTGTATGGAAGTGTGTTAATGTGAGATGCACAATCAACATTTGCTAAAAGAGATTTATCTGGACAGTCTAAACTCAAATCATGGTTTGATTGAGGTTTATTTTTCTCGAGGCATTCATTCGATCTTGATGACCTGAAGTCAAAACATAATGGATTACAACTGTATGAAATGACTGGCTCTGTGTTTGTGTAAATTAACATTTCTGATGGCCACTGAAGAATGGTTGATCCATGTTTGTTAAGCACAGGAACAAATGGCTCACAAGGTCTCTTTTGTGAATTTTGTTTACAAGGAAAAGCTACTGTTTccccctcagaatttgctggcaTCAGTCCATCCGATGAGCATTTTTTAATTTCAACTTCAGCGGCTGGTGAATCGCTGCTCAGGTTCTGATCATTTTTTTCCTGGATATCCTGCTGTGATAAACAGTTTTCATTCACAGGGAGACCTGTGCATTTATTTCCATTGGGCTCATCACTATTACTTTCTGCAGGAAGGGCTTTGTTCCCAAGGGCAACTTTGGATGATGTTTCATCTGGAGAGGCAGCTGAATCTACATTAACAGAAAAGCCCTCTGAATCGCCAAGCCCAGGTTCTTTCAAATGAGAAGCAGGAGATCTTAATTCCATGACGTCCTTTATCATGTTTCCTTCACTGGGTGGTTCATCTGGTGGTTCCTGTACTTGGAGAGATTCATCAGCATGTTTTTCCATCAGTGGAACAATAGAATTAGGTTTCTCCTCAGAACACAGAGACATTTCTTCATTCAGTGAAACCTGAAGGTTGCAAGGTCCAGGAACAAACCGGCTTCTTCTGCTAAGCCCATGTTCAGACGAAGTTTCATCATTGTATTCATAGAAGGCAGCGGCCGATGATTCCAGCTTGACTGCTGCTTTCTTAGGAAATGCAAAAGAGAACCCCACTTTATGTCCATGGAGCCCCTGCATTTGATCCCCAGGCTTGTTAATGTCTGGCTTGCTGTTATTTGCATTTTCAGGTGAGGAAGAAGCCACAGATGTAACATTGTCAGCCGTCTTTGAGCTGTGCAATAATGCAAAGTTGAATTCTTGCTCCTTTTTAGTAGAGTCGATGAGGGCACGTGGAGGGATTTCGTTACAATTATCTCGGACTGTAACTGTCGTGGATCTGAACATAGGGCCACTCCCTGGAGCACTGAaagaaaacaagaatacactTTCTGTAAATGCAGTTCAGAAGCATTTGAAATGCAGAGCTAGCAGTGCAGTAACACTTTCCAAAAACAGCACAATCCTGACATTTTACAGGCAAAAGTTACGCATGCATTTGTTGTTTCCTGGGAGCTGAGGGCAATTCTGTGCACAAGTGCTGCCTGCAAAACTCTCCTGCAGGTCCTGTGAGTTCCAATTGCTACAGAGGGTTGTATATTACCACCAACATTGTCATTAATATACTccttaatgcaggggtcagcaacctttttcagctgtggactgatccaccgtccctcagaccatgtagtgggccagactatctatctatctatctatctatctatctatctatctatctatctatctatctatctatatatatatatatattttgggggggagaacgaattcctatgccccacaaataacccagagatgcattttaaataaaaggacacattctactcatgtaaaaacatgctgattgccagaccgtccatgggccagatttagaaggcgattgggctgcatccagcccccaggccttaggttgcctacccttggcttaatgccaaaataggcttccaTTTGGTTTATAGCACCATCAATGTCTGCTCAAGTGCAGGGGTGAAGGAAGGGTAACCGGCACCCGGTGCGGGGTGTCGAGGGTGGGGCAAACCGCCTGGCGACGCATGCGCAGTACATAGCATGAGCCGCAAACACGACGTGTGCGCATGCGCCACCGGTCTGTTTCCCTCTCACATGGCGGAGGTGGCGCGATGGCGGGCGGTGAGCCCGTggcagggtgccttcttgtcacccccttaGAGATGGCACCTGGCGCggacctccccctgcccccttccctCCGCCACTGCTCAAGTGTCTAGGAGGAACCTGGTCTAGATGTCATAAGTGGGATCT
The nucleotide sequence above comes from Podarcis raffonei isolate rPodRaf1 chromosome 1, rPodRaf1.pri, whole genome shotgun sequence. Encoded proteins:
- the ZNF804A gene encoding zinc finger protein 804A codes for the protein MECYYIVISSAHLSNGHFRNIKGVFRGPLSKNGNKTLDYAEKENTIAKALEDLKANFYCELCDKQYYKHQEFDNHINSYDHAHKQRLKELKQREFARNVASKSRKDERKQEKALQRLHKLAELRKEAVCAPGSGPMFRSTTVTVRDNCNEIPPRALIDSTKKEQEFNFALLHSSKTADNVTSVASSSPENANNSKPDINKPGDQMQGLHGHKVGFSFAFPKKAAVKLESSAAAFYEYNDETSSEHGLSRRSRFVPGPCNLQVSLNEEMSLCSEEKPNSIVPLMEKHADESLQVQEPPDEPPSEGNMIKDVMELRSPASHLKEPGLGDSEGFSVNVDSAASPDETSSKVALGNKALPAESNSDEPNGNKCTGLPVNENCLSQQDIQEKNDQNLSSDSPAAEVEIKKCSSDGLMPANSEGETVAFPCKQNSQKRPCEPFVPVLNKHGSTILQWPSEMLIYTNTEPVISYSCNPLCFDFRSSRSNECLEKNKPQSNHDLSLDCPDKSLLANVDCASHINTLPYNDEKLTTTDASVAEDCGPNKKQDGLSLDTLWMIGENEKCHNSPKCIHESSSEQQNKAWIKRTHEKWFHKNRKRKRRRKLCHHHYEKEITEADIKISPLLEQQNNCADVDKHPKFHNALEQGTGENGMGDSVVELFQQTSETFQIDNSDCGGTSTQVHGNQSLHPTCNIKDNREFYINSNQVWRRSKSISHRQSNKPGSSSGRCNSVHSGAFCSWRIRRCSSSPDHKHLDHFPEEKCVNQSQPTKRAYHSLTEEPERSHRKRRHHMYSCSSDESSNALTCSSEENLRQTCNLAAPCKPKRKRRRKRARTQHEFRERAPRRNVIVESPKRVCTINNSLKLFTEENTEQTKTSSITDDANGNMEQTIQSVESQTAPQSEHLLSLENIKGSNSSSPEKTTSLEESTFSSSSVTEHSVQPMVKPQNMLEEGEKPENLSVPEMQAPNKVPSLERNFDQPPPKAYLCHYEVAEAMPQEKLNPSVNEWLRYNPGIFNAPPPLPFKEAHMNSHTFLTTEQILSPFTLPEHTLLLPPESHDKFKDLQCEAYHQIFQQNMLASKMKLTFPPAAVQPSNAPLQPLPLQQPLCSTSVTTIHHTVLQQHAAAAAAAAAAAASTFKVLQPHQQFLSQVPALSRTPLPHLSVGPRLCPASHTAIVGPPQLPLIPASVLHPSHLAFPPLPHTLFPSLLSPHPAVIPLQPLF